The Eriocheir sinensis breed Jianghai 21 chromosome 4, ASM2467909v1, whole genome shotgun sequence genome has a segment encoding these proteins:
- the LOC127010189 gene encoding serine/arginine repetitive matrix protein 2-like isoform X1, which produces MSDSESERPSSECSWEGEATTSRGRQLTKKRKAMSSSSEGEEGEEEEEEEQEKQQPVSSRGVGAEFSEGEEEEGAVGPVQKASPPALNEDSSASSSEGDDDGDSADSDSSSEVPGAETCAICLGRMRGEVGSPESCDHTFCLICILEWAKTNASCPQDRKAFSKVLVRVRLGAEDVEREVVVQKEESEVVLLPEADNPTYCEVCHECDREERLLLCDGCDLGYHLECLDPPLVQVPVEEWFCPVCASANIPSMQVSVQPVPQEGESSSTRRRRIRQQSSSQRPRLIPRTRATERVRERVIRKRREKRKRRRQSRKRRIESGELDDPRPSVQCKERLLFFGNLDTSIPSEDTDDNFADHLLATGSGWSSSKNPVVRKADAAKVLRDSAFTPLSSYAGKASSAVINRVNTQAEETREDDVLSSILEKQSIVLTNSKQLSLTSDRKLKKDGERNEAAESFSLEQEELPLMSEPLPSRRPPPKDGEGSRSTSQEDDRRHSSPPRGPFHSRYAHHSSYSRNSSYGHPLRGYEPNRRTQREERVFREERIQREERLSGAVHYSPLEDRRRSPPRLSYQRQGPSYQYRNQRNFNPDHRNRDPPSHRDERPRYQRSPPWRDSGHRQNQSGESRWERRNTESSGSSSREPSSQERHGRNGKDSSRDLNSHDKYSRRNEDSEKHPRKEDDRSRKEDRGYHRHHHHRDHSDHRSYKSSRADRESPPSHSSRRSRSYSRSPVRSRSPNRSRSPFRSKSPLRSRSPIRSRSPTRSEAGSSSREIHCRGQEDSRRRRNAHKPSNESGASHRMSLSPALPEEASTDDKQQGSQRDTLEYDSVSDAKLSPLSSKCQEPPAESPVSMFDDTVNKERPVEDKLSSLKNEVYERDKSRHLEESPKASRWMKKEWDVKQAVSDIHCNSSVADQRHVTKGMNREEEKPTGSYEDNSRCMDENKVNGRRMETSGNLLKDAKRGDDMVQTSCKGEHKRDKPHKDVKTEDSRKNRNGYDAHPLLGGDCSEDTDKKQQQDEAECAVKEENNLERKKRKRLIPGILGRILPYTPEVELSHWDDEDSSTDSPSPFKVIKKSDAGESDKSITLPLSLQRLLPGSKSILEGIDNKNKTSKEKPKHKPDPDRREEEGGDPLCDEVLKPKPEAHKSKTEAHDTQRPDKRDGNSIIKKEKSCPWDKSHKKSTEGHKPTKADAKLHNNKSKDAVSSPSSSQGSSSSGKSKEKSSEKAPAKESHSLIPQRRDSSTHSDSKEKERDHKKTKSSSHMPRLAARTPEKHKEKKESSEKVKSIDMFGDISDISGSESGEDERKKPVKESCVVAKNPEKQKVAQEKKDEHLHGKTTGAHGLSDTEMKTIKCDTVLDKGPKEENVVAPGLTSSPPKTATKSKSPGKITKNTGLNKDHVLDLFGSTSDSDDAESPEVKSKETSVQKTPEKPHKSLPLKGNSAHRKARESAGSGKGKERKSEQGTTHEKKAVEKLPNSTSSESPKSESVQRNGNETTDSHTGKDRSFDREISLHKLSTEEQSKPTPESPKAGVQKHKSSKEPSDNHKRKDRKGEQESSHHKKPSEKPSHSTSSELPRGNSSHKKNKEATDTQREKNKKCEKETSPHKKSSEDATQGETEAKKRKETTDSHKEEKERHAQETPKKVSEKPPKATTSEHHDSSSDRRKTEAADTHNEEPWKGKTSSQAATEDCNKTKSRDPADNKGKTHSSKERKSSTEEKNLREKDLTSKTESKQSAVAASSLHPTSHALDKKEKKEAGDSYAKQLKASLELKVVTEVKRWLDPHYRDKNITKDEYKEIVAKCVNKVVSAECGDVIESEKMRTLVEGYVKLYRHRRAKQQPPP; this is translated from the exons ATGTCTGATTCTGAGTCTGAGCGCCCCTCCAGTGAATGTTCCTGGGAGGGCGAGGCGACCACCAGCAGGGGGAGGCAgctgacgaagaagaggaaggccatGTCCAGCAGctcagagggagaggaaggagaggaggaggaggaggaggaacaggagaagcagCAGCCTGTCAGTAGTCGAGGGGTCGGTGCTGAGTTttctgaaggagaggaagaggaaggtgctGTGGGTCCTGTCCAGAAGGCATCACCACCTGCTCTGAATGAAG ATTCGTCAGCGTCTTCTTCTGAAGGTGACGACGATGGAGACTCAGCGGACTCGGACAGCAGCAGTGAGGTGCCCGGGGCCGAGACCTGTGCCATCTGTCTGGGCCGCATGCGAGGGGAGGTTGGGTCTCCAGAGTCATGTGATCACACCTTCTGCCTCATCTGCATCCTGGAATGGGCCAAG ACCAACGCCTCGTGCCCTCAAGACCGCAAGGCATTCAGCAAGGTGTTGGTGCGCGTGAGGTTGGGGGCGGAGGATGTGGAGCGGGAGGTGGTGGTCCAGAAGGAGGAGTCGGAGGTGGTGCTGCTCCCAGAGGCGGACAACCCAACCTACTGTGAG GTGTGCCATGAGTGTGACCGGGAGGAGCGGCTGCTGCTGTGTGATGGCTGTGACCTCGGCTACCACCTGGAGTGCCTCGACCCCCCCCTGGTGCAGGTGCCCGTCGAGGAGTGGTTCTGCCCTGTCTGTGCCAGTGCCAACATTCCCTCCAtg CAGGTCAGTGTCCAGCCAGTCCCTCAGGAAGGCGAGTCCAGCAGCACACGGAGGCGCCGCATCAGGCAACAGTCTTCCTCACAGCGGCCGCGGCTCATCCCCCGCACCCGGGCCACCGAGAGGGTCAGGGAGAGGGTCATCAGGAAACGCAGGGAAAAACGCAAGAGACGCAGACAGAGCAGGAAACGCAGA ATAGAGAGCGGGGAACTGGATGACCCAAGACCTTCTGTTCAGTGCAAGGAACGTCTCCTTTTCTTTGGAAACCTCGACACTTCCATACCCTCTGAGGACAC GGATGACAACTTTGCTGATCATCTGCTGGCCACTGGGTCTGGGTGGTCCAGCAGCAAGAACCCTGTGGTGCGGAAGGCCGACGCTGCCAAGGTTCTGCGAGACTCTGCCTTCACCCCGCTGAGTAGCTATGCAGGAAAAGCATCGTCAGCAGTTATAAACCGTGTCAACACCCAGGCAGAGGAGACACGGGAGGATGATGTACTGAGCAGCATCCTGGAGAAACAGAGCATCGTCCTCACCAACTCCAAGCAGCTCTCTTTAACCAGTGATAGGAAGCTCAAGAAGGACGGTGAGAGAAATGAAGCAGCAGAGTCTTTCAGTCTAGAGCAGGAAGAGCTCCCCCTGATGTCGGAGCCCCTGCCATCACGGAGACCCCCGCCAAAAGATGGAGAGGGGAGCAGGAGTACATCCCAGGAAGATGACCGAAGGCACTCCAGCCCGCCAAGAGGACCTTTCCACTCCCGCTACGCTCACCACTCGTCCTACTCCCGGAACTCAAGTTATGGGCATCCGTTGCGGGGATACGAACCCAACCGCAGAAcacaaagagaggagagagtgttCAGGGAAGAAAGGATACAGAGAGAAGAGAGGCTATCAGGTGCTGTCCACTACTCTCCCTTAGAGGATAGACGTAGATCCCCTCCCAGGCTGTCCTACCAACGCCAAGGACCTTCCTATCAGTACAGGAACCAGAGGAATTTCAATCCCGACCACCGAAACCGAGATCCTCCTTCCCACCGAGATGAGAGGCCGAGGTATCAAAGGAGCCCCCCCTGGAGAGACTCTGGCCACAGACAAAACCAATCCGGTGAGTCACGTTGGGAGCGCCGGAACACAGAGTCATCAGGCAGCAGTAGCAGGGAGCCAAGCAGTCAGGAGAGGCATGGAAGGAACGGGAAAGACAGCAGTAGAGACTTAAATTCACATGACAAGTATTCTCGCAGAAATGAGGACAGTGAGAAGCACCCCAGGAAGGAGGATGACAGGTCTAGGAAGGAGGACAGAGggtaccaccgccaccaccatcacagggACCACTCAGACCATAGAAGCTACAAATCCTCAAGGGCAGACAGAGAGAGTCCGCCGTCCCATTCTTCGCGGCGGTCACGGTCTTATTCTAGATCACCTGTCAGGTCAAGGTCTCCAAACAGGTCTAGGTCACCCTTCAGGTCAAAGTCACCTCTCCGGTCAAGGTCACCTATTAGATCCAGGTCACCAACGAGGTCAGAAGCAGGCTCCAGTTCAAGGGAAATCCACTGCCGAGGTCAAGAggattccaggaggaggaggaatgcccaCAAGCCATCAAACGAGAGTGGAGCTTCACACAGAATGAGCCTGAGCCCAGCACTGCCGGAGGAAGCCTCAACAGATGACAAGCAACAGGGAAGTCAAAGAGATACTTTAGAATACGACTCCGTCTCTGATGCCAAACTTTCTCCGCTTTCCTCCAAATGTCAAGAACCTCCAGCAGAGTCACCAGTGAGTATGTTTGATGACACTGTTAATAAAGAAAGGCCTGTGGAAGATAAACTAAGCTCTCTCAAAAATGAAGTTTATGAAAGGGACAAAAGCAGGCATCTTGAAGAGTCTCCTAAAGCTTCCAGATGGATGAAAAAAGAGTGGGATGTGAAGCAGGCTGTGAGTGATATACATTGTAATAGCAGTGTAGCAGATCAAAGACATGTAACAAAAGGAatgaacagagaggaagagaaacccaCTGGTAGCTATGAAGACAACAGTAGATGTATGGATGAGAATAAGGTGAATGGCAGGAGGATGGAAACTTCAGGTAATTTGCTCAAGGATGCCAAAAGAGGAGATGATATGGTACAAACTAGCTGTAAGGGAGAACACAAAAGGGATAAGCCTCACAAGGATGTCAAAACTGAAGACTCgaggaaaaatagaaatggaTATGATGCTCATCCTCTCCTTGGTGGCGATTGCAGTGAGGACACCGACAAGAAGCAACAGCAAGATGAAGCTGAGTGTGctgtgaaggaagaaaataatttggagaggaagaagaggaaaaggttgaTACCCGGAATCTTAGGGCGGATCCTCCCCTACACCCCGGAAGTGGAGCTGTCTCATTGGGACGACGAGGACTCTTCCACagactctccttcccctttcaaaGTAATTAAGAAATCAGATGCGGGTGAGTCTGACAAATCCATAACACTTCCATTGTCACTGCAGAGACTTTTACCTGGAAGCAAAAGCATTCTTGAAGGAATcgacaacaaaaataaaacgtCCAAAGAGAAACCAAAACACAAGCCAGATCcagataggagagaggaggaagggggagatccGTTGTGTGATGAAGTTCTCAAGCCCAAACCTGAAGCTCACAAGTCAAAAACCGAAGCTCATGACACGCAAAGGCCAGACAAAAGAGATGGAAACAGCAtaatcaagaaagaaaagagttgTCCATGGGATAAGTCTCATAAAAAGAGTACAGAAGGTCACAAGCCAACAAAGGCTGATGCTAAGCTGCATAATAACAAGTCTAAGGATGCTGTCTCATCCCCATCATCTAGTCAAGGTTCTTCCTCCAgtggaaagagtaaagaaaaatcaTCAGAAAAAGCCCCTGCAAAGGAGTCCCATTCACTCATTCCTCAGAGGAGAGACAGCTCAACACATTCagatagtaaagaaaaagaaagagaccaCAAGAAAACTAAAAGTAGCTCTCACATGCCCAGGCTTGCAGCCAGAACACcagagaaacacaaggagaaaaaAGAGTCTTCAGAGAAAGTTAAAAGCATTGATATGTTTGGCGACATCAGTGACATCTCCGGCTCAGAGTCTGgcgaggatgagaggaagaagccaGTGAAAGAGAGTTGTGTAGTAGCAAAAAATCCTGAGAAACAAAAAGTTgcacaagaaaagaaagatgagcatCTGCACGGCAAGACAACGGGTGCACATGGATTAAGTGACactgaaatgaaaacaataaaatgtGATACTGTGCTTGATAAAGGCCCAAAGGAGGAAAATGTGGTGGCTCCAGGGTTGACCTCCTCACCACCTAAGACTGCCACAAAGTCAAAGAGCCCTGGAAAGATAACAAAGAATACAGGACTTAACAAAGACCATGTCCTGGATCTCTTTGGAAGCACCTCAGACAGTGATGATGCTGAGAGTCCTGAGGTGAAGTCCAAAGAAACAAGTGTACAAAAAACACCAGAGAAGCCACACAAGTCATTGCCACTCAAGGGTAATTCTGCTCACAGGAAAGCAAGGGAGAGTGCAGGCAgtggtaaaggaaaggagaggaagagtgaacaGGGAACTACTCATGAGAAGAAGGCAGTGGAGAAGCTTCCCAACTCTACTTCCTCAGAGTCACCAAAGTCAGAGTCTGTTcagaggaatggaaatgaaacCACAGACAGTCACACGGGGAAAGACAGGAGTTTTGACCGGGAAATTTCCCTGCACAAGTTATCAACAGAGGAACAGTCCAAGCCCACTCCAGAGTCACCGAAGGCAGGAGTGCAGAAACACAAGAGTTCAAAAGAGCCTTCAGACAACCacaagaggaaagacaggaaaggtgAACAGGAAAGTTCTCATCACAAAAAGCCATCAGAAAAGCCATCCCATTCCACATCTTCTGAGCTGCCCAGAGGCAATTCCAGTcacaaaaagaataaagaggcaACAGACacccagagagaaaaaaataaaaaatgtgagAAAGAAACTTCCCCTCACAAAAAGTCATCAGAGGATGCAACACAAGGAGAAACTGAGgccaagaaaaggaaagaaaccaCGGACAgccataaagaagagaaagagaggcatgCACAGGAGACGCCGAAAAAGGTTTCAGAAAAGCCACCCAAGGCCACGACTTCTGAGCACCATGACAGCAGCTCTGATCGCAGAAAGACAGAAGCCGCAGACACCCACAATGAAGAGCCATGGAAAGGCAAGACAAGCTCTCAGGCTGCCACGGAGGACTGCAATAAAACTAAGAGCAGGGATCCTGCTGATAACAAAGGGAAGACTCACAGCAGTAAGGAGAGGAAGTCCAGCACTGAAGAAAAAAATCTGAGAG AAAAAGACCTTACCAGCAAAACTGAAAGCAAGCAGTCTGCGGTGGCTGCCTCGTCCCTCCATCCCACTAGTCACGCCTtggacaagaaggagaagaaggaggctggTGACTCATATGCAAAG CAGCTGAAGGCCTCCCTGGAGCTGAAGGTGGTGACGGAGGTGAAGAGGTGGCTGGACCCGCACTACCGGGACAAGAACATCACCAAAGACGAGTACAAGGAGATCGTGGCCAAGTGCGTCAACAAG GTTGTGTCAGCAGAGTGTGGCGATGTTATAGAGAGTGAGAAGATGCGTACCTTGGTGGAGGGCTACGTGAAGCTGTACAGACACCGGCGAGCCAAGCAGCAGCCGCCACCATAA
- the LOC127010189 gene encoding serine/arginine repetitive matrix protein 2-like isoform X2 has product MSDSESERPSSECSWEGEATTSRGRQLTKKRKAMSSSSEGEEGEEEEEEEQEKQQPVSSRGVGAEFSEGEEEEGAVGPVQKASPPALNEDSSASSSEGDDDGDSADSDSSSEVPGAETCAICLGRMRGEVGSPESCDHTFCLICILEWAKTNASCPQDRKAFSKVLVRVRLGAEDVEREVVVQKEESEVVLLPEADNPTYCEVCHECDREERLLLCDGCDLGYHLECLDPPLVQVPVEEWFCPVCASANIPSMVSVQPVPQEGESSSTRRRRIRQQSSSQRPRLIPRTRATERVRERVIRKRREKRKRRRQSRKRRIESGELDDPRPSVQCKERLLFFGNLDTSIPSEDTDDNFADHLLATGSGWSSSKNPVVRKADAAKVLRDSAFTPLSSYAGKASSAVINRVNTQAEETREDDVLSSILEKQSIVLTNSKQLSLTSDRKLKKDGERNEAAESFSLEQEELPLMSEPLPSRRPPPKDGEGSRSTSQEDDRRHSSPPRGPFHSRYAHHSSYSRNSSYGHPLRGYEPNRRTQREERVFREERIQREERLSGAVHYSPLEDRRRSPPRLSYQRQGPSYQYRNQRNFNPDHRNRDPPSHRDERPRYQRSPPWRDSGHRQNQSGESRWERRNTESSGSSSREPSSQERHGRNGKDSSRDLNSHDKYSRRNEDSEKHPRKEDDRSRKEDRGYHRHHHHRDHSDHRSYKSSRADRESPPSHSSRRSRSYSRSPVRSRSPNRSRSPFRSKSPLRSRSPIRSRSPTRSEAGSSSREIHCRGQEDSRRRRNAHKPSNESGASHRMSLSPALPEEASTDDKQQGSQRDTLEYDSVSDAKLSPLSSKCQEPPAESPVSMFDDTVNKERPVEDKLSSLKNEVYERDKSRHLEESPKASRWMKKEWDVKQAVSDIHCNSSVADQRHVTKGMNREEEKPTGSYEDNSRCMDENKVNGRRMETSGNLLKDAKRGDDMVQTSCKGEHKRDKPHKDVKTEDSRKNRNGYDAHPLLGGDCSEDTDKKQQQDEAECAVKEENNLERKKRKRLIPGILGRILPYTPEVELSHWDDEDSSTDSPSPFKVIKKSDAGESDKSITLPLSLQRLLPGSKSILEGIDNKNKTSKEKPKHKPDPDRREEEGGDPLCDEVLKPKPEAHKSKTEAHDTQRPDKRDGNSIIKKEKSCPWDKSHKKSTEGHKPTKADAKLHNNKSKDAVSSPSSSQGSSSSGKSKEKSSEKAPAKESHSLIPQRRDSSTHSDSKEKERDHKKTKSSSHMPRLAARTPEKHKEKKESSEKVKSIDMFGDISDISGSESGEDERKKPVKESCVVAKNPEKQKVAQEKKDEHLHGKTTGAHGLSDTEMKTIKCDTVLDKGPKEENVVAPGLTSSPPKTATKSKSPGKITKNTGLNKDHVLDLFGSTSDSDDAESPEVKSKETSVQKTPEKPHKSLPLKGNSAHRKARESAGSGKGKERKSEQGTTHEKKAVEKLPNSTSSESPKSESVQRNGNETTDSHTGKDRSFDREISLHKLSTEEQSKPTPESPKAGVQKHKSSKEPSDNHKRKDRKGEQESSHHKKPSEKPSHSTSSELPRGNSSHKKNKEATDTQREKNKKCEKETSPHKKSSEDATQGETEAKKRKETTDSHKEEKERHAQETPKKVSEKPPKATTSEHHDSSSDRRKTEAADTHNEEPWKGKTSSQAATEDCNKTKSRDPADNKGKTHSSKERKSSTEEKNLREKDLTSKTESKQSAVAASSLHPTSHALDKKEKKEAGDSYAKQLKASLELKVVTEVKRWLDPHYRDKNITKDEYKEIVAKCVNKVVSAECGDVIESEKMRTLVEGYVKLYRHRRAKQQPPP; this is encoded by the exons ATGTCTGATTCTGAGTCTGAGCGCCCCTCCAGTGAATGTTCCTGGGAGGGCGAGGCGACCACCAGCAGGGGGAGGCAgctgacgaagaagaggaaggccatGTCCAGCAGctcagagggagaggaaggagaggaggaggaggaggaggaacaggagaagcagCAGCCTGTCAGTAGTCGAGGGGTCGGTGCTGAGTTttctgaaggagaggaagaggaaggtgctGTGGGTCCTGTCCAGAAGGCATCACCACCTGCTCTGAATGAAG ATTCGTCAGCGTCTTCTTCTGAAGGTGACGACGATGGAGACTCAGCGGACTCGGACAGCAGCAGTGAGGTGCCCGGGGCCGAGACCTGTGCCATCTGTCTGGGCCGCATGCGAGGGGAGGTTGGGTCTCCAGAGTCATGTGATCACACCTTCTGCCTCATCTGCATCCTGGAATGGGCCAAG ACCAACGCCTCGTGCCCTCAAGACCGCAAGGCATTCAGCAAGGTGTTGGTGCGCGTGAGGTTGGGGGCGGAGGATGTGGAGCGGGAGGTGGTGGTCCAGAAGGAGGAGTCGGAGGTGGTGCTGCTCCCAGAGGCGGACAACCCAACCTACTGTGAG GTGTGCCATGAGTGTGACCGGGAGGAGCGGCTGCTGCTGTGTGATGGCTGTGACCTCGGCTACCACCTGGAGTGCCTCGACCCCCCCCTGGTGCAGGTGCCCGTCGAGGAGTGGTTCTGCCCTGTCTGTGCCAGTGCCAACATTCCCTCCAtg GTCAGTGTCCAGCCAGTCCCTCAGGAAGGCGAGTCCAGCAGCACACGGAGGCGCCGCATCAGGCAACAGTCTTCCTCACAGCGGCCGCGGCTCATCCCCCGCACCCGGGCCACCGAGAGGGTCAGGGAGAGGGTCATCAGGAAACGCAGGGAAAAACGCAAGAGACGCAGACAGAGCAGGAAACGCAGA ATAGAGAGCGGGGAACTGGATGACCCAAGACCTTCTGTTCAGTGCAAGGAACGTCTCCTTTTCTTTGGAAACCTCGACACTTCCATACCCTCTGAGGACAC GGATGACAACTTTGCTGATCATCTGCTGGCCACTGGGTCTGGGTGGTCCAGCAGCAAGAACCCTGTGGTGCGGAAGGCCGACGCTGCCAAGGTTCTGCGAGACTCTGCCTTCACCCCGCTGAGTAGCTATGCAGGAAAAGCATCGTCAGCAGTTATAAACCGTGTCAACACCCAGGCAGAGGAGACACGGGAGGATGATGTACTGAGCAGCATCCTGGAGAAACAGAGCATCGTCCTCACCAACTCCAAGCAGCTCTCTTTAACCAGTGATAGGAAGCTCAAGAAGGACGGTGAGAGAAATGAAGCAGCAGAGTCTTTCAGTCTAGAGCAGGAAGAGCTCCCCCTGATGTCGGAGCCCCTGCCATCACGGAGACCCCCGCCAAAAGATGGAGAGGGGAGCAGGAGTACATCCCAGGAAGATGACCGAAGGCACTCCAGCCCGCCAAGAGGACCTTTCCACTCCCGCTACGCTCACCACTCGTCCTACTCCCGGAACTCAAGTTATGGGCATCCGTTGCGGGGATACGAACCCAACCGCAGAAcacaaagagaggagagagtgttCAGGGAAGAAAGGATACAGAGAGAAGAGAGGCTATCAGGTGCTGTCCACTACTCTCCCTTAGAGGATAGACGTAGATCCCCTCCCAGGCTGTCCTACCAACGCCAAGGACCTTCCTATCAGTACAGGAACCAGAGGAATTTCAATCCCGACCACCGAAACCGAGATCCTCCTTCCCACCGAGATGAGAGGCCGAGGTATCAAAGGAGCCCCCCCTGGAGAGACTCTGGCCACAGACAAAACCAATCCGGTGAGTCACGTTGGGAGCGCCGGAACACAGAGTCATCAGGCAGCAGTAGCAGGGAGCCAAGCAGTCAGGAGAGGCATGGAAGGAACGGGAAAGACAGCAGTAGAGACTTAAATTCACATGACAAGTATTCTCGCAGAAATGAGGACAGTGAGAAGCACCCCAGGAAGGAGGATGACAGGTCTAGGAAGGAGGACAGAGggtaccaccgccaccaccatcacagggACCACTCAGACCATAGAAGCTACAAATCCTCAAGGGCAGACAGAGAGAGTCCGCCGTCCCATTCTTCGCGGCGGTCACGGTCTTATTCTAGATCACCTGTCAGGTCAAGGTCTCCAAACAGGTCTAGGTCACCCTTCAGGTCAAAGTCACCTCTCCGGTCAAGGTCACCTATTAGATCCAGGTCACCAACGAGGTCAGAAGCAGGCTCCAGTTCAAGGGAAATCCACTGCCGAGGTCAAGAggattccaggaggaggaggaatgcccaCAAGCCATCAAACGAGAGTGGAGCTTCACACAGAATGAGCCTGAGCCCAGCACTGCCGGAGGAAGCCTCAACAGATGACAAGCAACAGGGAAGTCAAAGAGATACTTTAGAATACGACTCCGTCTCTGATGCCAAACTTTCTCCGCTTTCCTCCAAATGTCAAGAACCTCCAGCAGAGTCACCAGTGAGTATGTTTGATGACACTGTTAATAAAGAAAGGCCTGTGGAAGATAAACTAAGCTCTCTCAAAAATGAAGTTTATGAAAGGGACAAAAGCAGGCATCTTGAAGAGTCTCCTAAAGCTTCCAGATGGATGAAAAAAGAGTGGGATGTGAAGCAGGCTGTGAGTGATATACATTGTAATAGCAGTGTAGCAGATCAAAGACATGTAACAAAAGGAatgaacagagaggaagagaaacccaCTGGTAGCTATGAAGACAACAGTAGATGTATGGATGAGAATAAGGTGAATGGCAGGAGGATGGAAACTTCAGGTAATTTGCTCAAGGATGCCAAAAGAGGAGATGATATGGTACAAACTAGCTGTAAGGGAGAACACAAAAGGGATAAGCCTCACAAGGATGTCAAAACTGAAGACTCgaggaaaaatagaaatggaTATGATGCTCATCCTCTCCTTGGTGGCGATTGCAGTGAGGACACCGACAAGAAGCAACAGCAAGATGAAGCTGAGTGTGctgtgaaggaagaaaataatttggagaggaagaagaggaaaaggttgaTACCCGGAATCTTAGGGCGGATCCTCCCCTACACCCCGGAAGTGGAGCTGTCTCATTGGGACGACGAGGACTCTTCCACagactctccttcccctttcaaaGTAATTAAGAAATCAGATGCGGGTGAGTCTGACAAATCCATAACACTTCCATTGTCACTGCAGAGACTTTTACCTGGAAGCAAAAGCATTCTTGAAGGAATcgacaacaaaaataaaacgtCCAAAGAGAAACCAAAACACAAGCCAGATCcagataggagagaggaggaagggggagatccGTTGTGTGATGAAGTTCTCAAGCCCAAACCTGAAGCTCACAAGTCAAAAACCGAAGCTCATGACACGCAAAGGCCAGACAAAAGAGATGGAAACAGCAtaatcaagaaagaaaagagttgTCCATGGGATAAGTCTCATAAAAAGAGTACAGAAGGTCACAAGCCAACAAAGGCTGATGCTAAGCTGCATAATAACAAGTCTAAGGATGCTGTCTCATCCCCATCATCTAGTCAAGGTTCTTCCTCCAgtggaaagagtaaagaaaaatcaTCAGAAAAAGCCCCTGCAAAGGAGTCCCATTCACTCATTCCTCAGAGGAGAGACAGCTCAACACATTCagatagtaaagaaaaagaaagagaccaCAAGAAAACTAAAAGTAGCTCTCACATGCCCAGGCTTGCAGCCAGAACACcagagaaacacaaggagaaaaaAGAGTCTTCAGAGAAAGTTAAAAGCATTGATATGTTTGGCGACATCAGTGACATCTCCGGCTCAGAGTCTGgcgaggatgagaggaagaagccaGTGAAAGAGAGTTGTGTAGTAGCAAAAAATCCTGAGAAACAAAAAGTTgcacaagaaaagaaagatgagcatCTGCACGGCAAGACAACGGGTGCACATGGATTAAGTGACactgaaatgaaaacaataaaatgtGATACTGTGCTTGATAAAGGCCCAAAGGAGGAAAATGTGGTGGCTCCAGGGTTGACCTCCTCACCACCTAAGACTGCCACAAAGTCAAAGAGCCCTGGAAAGATAACAAAGAATACAGGACTTAACAAAGACCATGTCCTGGATCTCTTTGGAAGCACCTCAGACAGTGATGATGCTGAGAGTCCTGAGGTGAAGTCCAAAGAAACAAGTGTACAAAAAACACCAGAGAAGCCACACAAGTCATTGCCACTCAAGGGTAATTCTGCTCACAGGAAAGCAAGGGAGAGTGCAGGCAgtggtaaaggaaaggagaggaagagtgaacaGGGAACTACTCATGAGAAGAAGGCAGTGGAGAAGCTTCCCAACTCTACTTCCTCAGAGTCACCAAAGTCAGAGTCTGTTcagaggaatggaaatgaaacCACAGACAGTCACACGGGGAAAGACAGGAGTTTTGACCGGGAAATTTCCCTGCACAAGTTATCAACAGAGGAACAGTCCAAGCCCACTCCAGAGTCACCGAAGGCAGGAGTGCAGAAACACAAGAGTTCAAAAGAGCCTTCAGACAACCacaagaggaaagacaggaaaggtgAACAGGAAAGTTCTCATCACAAAAAGCCATCAGAAAAGCCATCCCATTCCACATCTTCTGAGCTGCCCAGAGGCAATTCCAGTcacaaaaagaataaagaggcaACAGACacccagagagaaaaaaataaaaaatgtgagAAAGAAACTTCCCCTCACAAAAAGTCATCAGAGGATGCAACACAAGGAGAAACTGAGgccaagaaaaggaaagaaaccaCGGACAgccataaagaagagaaagagaggcatgCACAGGAGACGCCGAAAAAGGTTTCAGAAAAGCCACCCAAGGCCACGACTTCTGAGCACCATGACAGCAGCTCTGATCGCAGAAAGACAGAAGCCGCAGACACCCACAATGAAGAGCCATGGAAAGGCAAGACAAGCTCTCAGGCTGCCACGGAGGACTGCAATAAAACTAAGAGCAGGGATCCTGCTGATAACAAAGGGAAGACTCACAGCAGTAAGGAGAGGAAGTCCAGCACTGAAGAAAAAAATCTGAGAG AAAAAGACCTTACCAGCAAAACTGAAAGCAAGCAGTCTGCGGTGGCTGCCTCGTCCCTCCATCCCACTAGTCACGCCTtggacaagaaggagaagaaggaggctggTGACTCATATGCAAAG CAGCTGAAGGCCTCCCTGGAGCTGAAGGTGGTGACGGAGGTGAAGAGGTGGCTGGACCCGCACTACCGGGACAAGAACATCACCAAAGACGAGTACAAGGAGATCGTGGCCAAGTGCGTCAACAAG GTTGTGTCAGCAGAGTGTGGCGATGTTATAGAGAGTGAGAAGATGCGTACCTTGGTGGAGGGCTACGTGAAGCTGTACAGACACCGGCGAGCCAAGCAGCAGCCGCCACCATAA